TCGCTCCGTTTCACATCAACTTGGACGGAATCGTGGCCGGTACCCTTGCCCTTACGATCTACACGGCGGCCTTCATCGCGGAAGCGATCCGTGCGGGAATCCACTCCCTCCCCAGAGGGCAGTGGGAAGCGGGGTACGCCACGGGCCTCTCCTACGCGCAAATCCTGCGCTACATCATCCTTCCCCAGGCGTTCCGCCTCGTCCTTCCCCCTCTGGGAAATCAGTTCGTCAACCTCGTGAAGAACTCTTCCATCCTAAGCCTCATCGCCGGGCCGGAACTCCTCTACCAGGGCGAGGCCATCGCAAACATGACGTTTAAAACCCTCCCCGTGTACACGCTCGTCGCAGCTTTCTACCTCCTGCTCACGATCCCTCTCAGCCAGCTCGTGCGCTATCTGGAAAAGCGACTGGGCGGCAAGGAACTCGTCCTCGAGAGGGGGGAGGCGGCGTGATCGAAGCCTGGCTCGAAGCGCTCCAGCCGGCGCACTTGAACTTTCTCCTTCAGGGGTTTCAAATCACCCTCGAAGTCGCCCTCATCTCCATCGCGCTCAGCTACGCCATCGGCATCCTCCTCGGGGCAACTCGGTACCTCGGCGTCCCCGGCCTCTCGCCGCTCTTTACCGTTGCGGTGGAGATCCTGCGGAATCTCCCCATCCTCTACCTCCTCATCTTTGCCCGCTTCGTCCTTCCGACCTTCGGGATCCGCCTCGACCCCTTTTGGTCGGCCGTCGTGGGGCTCACCGCCTTTGAAGCGGCGATGATCTCGGAAATCGTCCGGGCCGGACTTGCCTCCGTCGACCGCGGACAGATCGAGGCGGCGACGGCCAGC
This window of the Brockia lithotrophica genome carries:
- a CDS encoding Glutamate transport membrane-spanning protein, whose amino-acid sequence is MVYLELLREYGGLFWSGFRTTLGVSVVSLLGSLILGTLIAGLRMFPYAPVAAVGRAYVEFVRNIPLLLIAFFFYFGLAPFHINLDGIVAGTLALTIYTAAFIAEAIRAGIHSLPRGQWEAGYATGLSYAQILRYIILPQAFRLVLPPLGNQFVNLVKNSSILSLIAGPELLYQGEAIANMTFKTLPVYTLVAAFYLLLTIPLSQLVRYLEKRLGGKELVLERGEAA
- a CDS encoding Glutamate transport membrane-spanning protein produces the protein MIEAWLEALQPAHLNFLLQGFQITLEVALISIALSYAIGILLGATRYLGVPGLSPLFTVAVEILRNLPILYLLIFARFVLPTFGIRLDPFWSAVVGLTAFEAAMISEIVRAGLASVDRGQIEAATASGLTRLQILRYIALPQALVRMIPPTVSQFISLLKDTSLAVAISLPELMHNAQIIYNGDPVKYVLPILAATAILYFGVNFLLSQIAHVLERRLLRT